A single Deltaproteobacteria bacterium HGW-Deltaproteobacteria-4 DNA region contains:
- a CDS encoding single-stranded DNA-binding protein, with protein MAVNKVILVGHLGKDPELRYTPSGDAVATFTLATSERFKGRDGQMQEKTEWHNIVVWRQLAEICGKFLHKGKQVYLEGKIQSRSYDDRDGNKRYITEIVADQMQMMGNKGEGEGRGSDYQQKRPATETASSAPARVSQSYEEEPPFNADDEIPF; from the coding sequence ATGGCGGTCAATAAAGTTATACTCGTCGGTCATCTTGGTAAAGATCCAGAGTTACGTTACACCCCGTCTGGAGATGCCGTTGCTACTTTCACATTGGCGACTTCCGAGCGATTCAAGGGTCGGGATGGCCAGATGCAGGAAAAAACCGAATGGCACAACATTGTCGTTTGGCGGCAACTAGCTGAAATTTGTGGAAAATTTTTACACAAGGGAAAACAGGTTTATCTCGAAGGAAAGATTCAGTCGCGCTCTTACGATGACCGTGATGGCAACAAGCGCTATATCACGGAAATTGTCGCCGACCAGATGCAGATGATGGGGAATAAGGGTGAAGGCGAGGGGCGTGGAAGTGACTATCAGCAAAAACGTCCTGCGACCGAGACCGCTTCCTCCGCGCCAGCACGTGTCTCGCAGAGTTACGAGGAAGAACCTCCTTTTAATGCGGATGACGAAATTCCCTTCTGA